GGGTCTGCGCGTCGATCGCGCCGAACGGCTCGTCCATCAGCAGGATCTCGGCGTCGGTCGCCAGGGCCCTGGCCAGGCCGACGCGCTGCTGCATGCCGCCGGACAGCTGATGCGGGTGGCTCTTCTCGAAGCTCGCCGCCAGGCCCACGCGCCGCAGCTGCGCCCGAGCGGCTGCCGTCGCCTCGGCGTCGGGCACCTTGCGGATCGCGAGGGGGAACTTGACGTTGTCGAGGATGGTCTTCCACGGGTAGAGCCCGAAGTGCTGGAACACCATCGCGCGCTCGGGTCCCGGCTCGACGACGGGACGTCCGTCGATCCTGATCGCGCCGGAGTCGGCCGGGGTGAGGCTGGCGATGATCCGCAGCAGGGTCGTCTTGCCGCAGCCGCTCGGCCCGATGATCGAGAGGAACTCCCCCTGCTCGACCTCGAACGAGACGTCCTGCAGCGCGACGAGCTCGTCCTGGGACTTCCCGTGCTTGAACGTCCTGACGATCCGGTCCGCGGCGATCTTCGGCGCGTGGGCGACGGAGTCCGGTGCCCCCTCGGACTCGGTCGTCGACTGGACGCGGTTTCTCATGACCGGCTCCCGGAGCGAGAGGGGCTCGTGATCGAGGAGCGGTCACGGGCACACGACGAATGTTTCTTCCGTGTTACGGAGGACACCTTTCCGTTGAGCGATAGATTGCTGTATGACAGTCATATCGTCAAGAGCCGATCTCCGGCGAGCGACGCACCTCGTCGGAACGTCAACGGGCCCTGCCACCACGCCCTGGGTGGCGCGCGAATGATCACGTTCAGTTGGTCAAGCCGTACCCGGCGCTGAGCGCGGGGTTCAGCGGCACCCCGTGAGGGGCACCCTCACCGTGCTCTGGCGCGGTGAGGGTGCCCCTCACGGGTTCAGCGGCGGTGACCCCGGTCGAGCCGCACTGAACATGGCGCGTGGGCCATGTTCGGCACACCTTCACCGCGGGAGGTCGGTGGTCGCCGGCGTCTAGATTGGGAGTCACATCGCAGTGAGGAGGACCCCATGGACAAGACGACGTTCGTGCTCATCCCCGGCTCCGACGGCCGGGCCTGGTACTGGCACCGGGTCGTCCCCGAGCTGCGGCGCCGCGGCCACGAGACGGTCACGGTCGAGTTCCCGCTCGCGGGCACGGCGGGACTCACCGAGTACGCCGACGCGGTCGTCGAGGCGGTCGGCACCCGCACCCGCACCCGGCTCGTCGTGGTCGCCCAGTCGCTGGGCGCCATCACCGGGCCGCTCGTCTGCGACCGGCTGCCGGTCGACCTGCTCGTCCTGCTGAACCCGATGGTCCCCGCGCCGGGCGAGACGGCCGGCGACTGGTGGGAGAACACGGGTCAGGGCGAGGCGATGACCGCGCGGGCCGTCAGGGACGGCAGGCCGACCGAGTTCGACCTGCGGACGGACTTCTTCCACGACGTGCCGCCGGAGGTCACCGAGGAGGCGTTCGCCGCGGGCACCGAGGTGGCGGAGCTCGATGCGGTCTTCGCCCAGCCCTGGCCGCGGGAGTCGTGGCCCGACGTGCCGACCAGGTTCCTGCAGGGACGCGACGACCGGTTCTTCCCACCCGAGTTCCAGCGCCGCATCGCGCGTGAGCGGCTCGGCATGGACGCGATAGACGAGATGCCGGGCGGGCACCTGCTCGCGCTGAGCGAGCCGGCGGAGCTCGCCGCTCGGTTGACCGCGTACGCGTCAGAGGTTCACGACTCCGACCGTCCGCGCTCGGCGAGCTTCCGTCCCGTCTCCAGGTAGCGCCCCAGCACGGCGAGCCTCGCCTCCTCCCGGTTCTCGTCGGTCCAGCCGCCGAGCTCGTACCCGTGCACCGGGTCGCGCAGCGTCAGCTCAGGCAGGCCGAGCTCGCGCCACAGTTCCTGCGCCCGCTGCATGTGCTCGTCGCTCGGCAACGAGGTCGGCGGGTACGGCACGTGCCGCGTCGCGTCGATCAGGAGCGCGGACGCGTCCGCGCCGACCTCGACCCCGGGCACCGGAGGCAGCGACGGGTCGAGCCTGGGCAGCTTGTTGTCGAGCACGCGGACATCGCGGTGCGGCTGCATGCGGAAGCTGAGCGCCCAGAGCACGGACTCCAGGTCGGACGTGTCGATGTCGTCGTCGACGGCGATGACGATCTTGCCCAGCGACGGCTCGTACCCGGACGCCGCGTACATGGCCTGCCACGCCTGGCCGGGCGTCGGGTCGTGCAGCCGGATGACGAACACCATGTTGACCGACGCGGCCTCGTACAGCGTGACGTCGCGGACC
This genomic stretch from Streptosporangiales bacterium harbors:
- a CDS encoding alpha/beta fold hydrolase, which gives rise to MDKTTFVLIPGSDGRAWYWHRVVPELRRRGHETVTVEFPLAGTAGLTEYADAVVEAVGTRTRTRLVVVAQSLGAITGPLVCDRLPVDLLVLLNPMVPAPGETAGDWWENTGQGEAMTARAVRDGRPTEFDLRTDFFHDVPPEVTEEAFAAGTEVAELDAVFAQPWPRESWPDVPTRFLQGRDDRFFPPEFQRRIARERLGMDAIDEMPGGHLLALSEPAELAARLTAYASEVHDSDRPRSASFRPVSR
- a CDS encoding ATP-binding cassette domain-containing protein, giving the protein MRNRVQSTTESEGAPDSVAHAPKIAADRIVRTFKHGKSQDELVALQDVSFEVEQGEFLSIIGPSGCGKTTLLRIIASLTPADSGAIRIDGRPVVEPGPERAMVFQHFGLYPWKTILDNVKFPLAIRKVPDAEATAAARAQLRRVGLAASFEKSHPHQLSGGMQQRVGLARALATDAEILLMDEPFGAIDAQTREIMQGDLSRLVAQATKTVVLVTHDIDEAVLMADRVLVLTGAPGRVFEIVDVDLPRPRWEYDVHAHPRYAAIRRTVWDLLRSQIRDELTEGREEA